The Rhizobium leguminosarum genome includes a region encoding these proteins:
- a CDS encoding 3-deoxy-manno-octulosonate cytidylyltransferase, which yields MSDSNLDGVLVLIPARMASTRLPGKPLADICGLPMIVQVAMRAREAAIGRVVVAVDDTRVFDAVAAAGFEVVMTRVDHQSGSDRIFEALTKVDPDGKAKIIVNIQGDLPTIDPETVRAALRPLENEAVDIGTLTTEIDNEEDKTAPHIVKIVGSPISGNRLHALYFTRATAPYGQGPLYHHIGLYAYRRAALERFVSLGPSTLEKRESLEQLRALEAGMRIDAEIVDTVPLGVDTPADLEKARRILSAKSN from the coding sequence ATGAGTGATTCAAATTTAGACGGCGTGCTTGTATTGATCCCGGCACGCATGGCCTCCACCCGGCTTCCGGGCAAGCCGCTGGCCGATATTTGCGGTCTGCCGATGATCGTGCAGGTGGCGATGCGCGCCAGGGAGGCAGCCATCGGCCGCGTCGTCGTCGCCGTCGACGACACAAGAGTGTTCGATGCCGTGGCGGCTGCCGGCTTCGAAGTCGTCATGACCCGCGTAGACCATCAATCGGGTTCCGATCGGATCTTTGAGGCGCTGACGAAAGTCGATCCGGACGGAAAGGCGAAAATCATCGTCAACATCCAGGGCGATCTGCCGACGATTGATCCGGAAACAGTGCGCGCGGCTTTGCGCCCGCTCGAGAACGAGGCGGTCGATATCGGCACGCTGACGACCGAAATCGACAATGAGGAAGACAAGACCGCGCCGCACATCGTCAAGATCGTCGGCTCTCCGATTTCCGGCAACCGTCTGCACGCGCTCTACTTCACGCGTGCAACCGCCCCTTACGGCCAGGGGCCGCTCTACCACCATATCGGCCTTTATGCCTATCGGCGCGCGGCGCTCGAACGGTTCGTCTCGCTCGGCCCCTCGACGCTCGAAAAGCGCGAATCGTTGGAGCAACTGCGGGCGCTGGAAGCCGGCATGCGCATCGACGCCGAGATCGTTGACACGGTTCCGCTCGGTGTCGATACTCCCGCCGACCTCGAAAAAGCGCGGCGCATCCTCTCCGCAAAGTCGAACTGA
- a CDS encoding prephenate dehydratase has translation MNIKTNRIAFQGEFGANSDMASRDMFPTMEPLPCQTFEDAFTAVDNGDADIGMIPIENTIAGRVADIHHLLPESRLHIIGEYFMPIRFQLMVLPGVTKDEIRTVHSHIHALGQCRKIVRANGWKPVIAGDTAGAAKLVQETGDRSMAALAPRLAADLYGLEIIAENVEDTENNVTRFVVLSRDEEWAQRNSAEEKVVTTFVFNVRNIPAALYKALGGFATNNINMTKLESYQLGGKFVATQFYADIEGHPNDPNVRRALEELRFFSEKVRILGVYKGHAMRGLL, from the coding sequence ATGAACATCAAGACCAACAGGATCGCCTTCCAGGGCGAATTCGGCGCCAATTCCGACATGGCGAGCCGCGACATGTTTCCGACCATGGAGCCGCTGCCCTGCCAGACCTTCGAGGATGCGTTCACGGCGGTCGACAACGGCGATGCCGATATCGGGATGATCCCGATCGAGAACACGATCGCCGGGCGGGTCGCTGATATCCACCATCTGCTACCGGAGTCGCGGCTGCACATCATCGGCGAATATTTCATGCCGATCCGCTTCCAGCTGATGGTGCTGCCCGGTGTCACCAAGGACGAGATCCGCACCGTGCACAGCCATATCCACGCGCTCGGCCAGTGCCGCAAGATCGTTCGCGCCAACGGCTGGAAGCCGGTGATCGCCGGCGATACGGCAGGGGCGGCGAAACTCGTGCAGGAAACCGGCGACCGCTCGATGGCCGCCCTGGCGCCACGCCTTGCCGCCGATCTCTACGGGCTCGAGATCATCGCCGAAAACGTCGAGGATACGGAAAACAACGTCACCCGTTTCGTCGTCCTGTCTCGCGACGAGGAATGGGCGCAGCGGAATTCGGCGGAAGAAAAGGTCGTCACCACCTTCGTCTTCAACGTCCGCAACATTCCGGCCGCGCTATACAAGGCGCTCGGCGGTTTTGCCACCAACAATATCAACATGACCAAGCTGGAAAGCTACCAGCTCGGCGGAAAATTCGTGGCGACCCAGTTTTACGCCGATATCGAAGGCCATCCGAACGATCCGAATGTGCGCCGGGCGTTGGAGGAACTGCGGTTCTTTTCCGAGAAAGTCCGCATCCTCGGCGTCTACAAGGGGCATGCAATGCGAGGCCTACTTTAG
- the recR gene encoding recombination mediator RecR has product MAKRVTGPEIEKLIQLLAKVPGLGPRSARRAALHLIKKKDQLLGPLSNAMGEAYDKVKICSRCGNVDTVDPCIVCTDVQRDQSVIIVVEDVSDLWALERAGAMNAAYHVLGGTLSPLDGVGPDDLNIRGLIDRVGEGGIRELIIAVNATVEGQTTAHYITDQLQGLDVKITRLAHGVPVGGELDYLDEGTLAAALRARTVI; this is encoded by the coding sequence ATGGCAAAACGAGTCACCGGCCCAGAAATCGAAAAACTCATCCAGCTTCTGGCAAAGGTGCCGGGCCTCGGGCCGCGCTCGGCGCGCCGGGCGGCACTGCATCTGATCAAGAAGAAGGACCAGCTGCTCGGCCCGCTGTCGAATGCGATGGGCGAAGCCTATGACAAGGTGAAGATCTGCTCGCGCTGCGGCAATGTCGATACGGTCGATCCCTGCATTGTCTGCACCGACGTCCAACGCGATCAATCCGTCATCATCGTCGTCGAGGACGTCTCGGATCTCTGGGCGCTGGAACGGGCAGGCGCGATGAATGCCGCCTATCACGTGCTCGGCGGCACGCTGTCGCCGCTTGACGGGGTCGGTCCTGACGATCTCAATATTCGCGGGCTGATCGACAGGGTCGGCGAAGGCGGCATCCGGGAACTGATCATCGCGGTCAATGCCACGGTCGAGGGACAGACGACGGCGCATTACATCACCGACCAGCTGCAGGGGCTCGACGTGAAGATCACGCGGCTGGCGCATGGCGTGCCCGTCGGCGGCGAACTCGACTATCTCGACGAGGGCACACTTGCAGCCGCGCTTCGAGCGCGGACTGTGATATGA
- the nudC gene encoding NAD(+) diphosphatase: protein MSHSLFDSDVPHPEPSNLTAFAANDLNRDSEHRDEQSVEKALAKEGTHIFAFAGDKLVLKHDGQVLDPLFARYELQGLQPNWDETILLGYRKSGEPRLAVPVGIDVDDLTSHYKPADGRTLFREMLIDEVLLGEFAQAASLIRWNGDNRFCGRCGSAMEIHIGGYKRVCAACEHMIFPRTDPVVIMLTVDEQRDLCLLGRSPHFAPGMYSCLAGFLEPGETIENAVRRETLEESGIRTGRIRYHASQPWPMPHSLMIGCYAEAKSTEISRDETELEDCRWFTREETIEMLERPSATGRASPPKGAIAHRLMRDWVEWKR from the coding sequence ATGAGTCATTCGCTTTTCGATTCGGATGTGCCGCATCCGGAACCCAGCAATCTCACGGCCTTTGCCGCCAACGACCTCAACCGCGATTCTGAACATCGCGACGAGCAATCCGTCGAAAAGGCGCTGGCCAAAGAAGGCACCCATATCTTCGCCTTCGCGGGAGATAAGCTGGTGCTGAAGCATGACGGCCAGGTGCTCGATCCACTCTTTGCCCGCTATGAGCTGCAGGGATTGCAGCCGAACTGGGACGAGACCATACTTCTCGGCTACCGCAAGAGCGGCGAGCCGCGCCTTGCCGTTCCCGTCGGCATCGACGTCGACGACCTCACCAGCCACTACAAGCCTGCCGACGGCCGCACGCTGTTTCGCGAAATGCTGATCGACGAGGTGTTGCTCGGCGAATTCGCCCAGGCCGCAAGCCTCATCCGCTGGAATGGCGACAACCGCTTCTGCGGCCGCTGCGGCTCGGCGATGGAGATCCACATCGGCGGCTACAAGCGTGTCTGCGCCGCGTGCGAGCACATGATCTTCCCCCGCACTGACCCCGTCGTCATCATGCTGACGGTTGATGAGCAGCGCGACCTCTGCCTGCTCGGCCGCAGTCCGCATTTCGCGCCCGGCATGTATTCCTGTCTTGCCGGCTTCCTCGAACCCGGCGAGACGATCGAGAACGCCGTGCGCCGCGAAACGCTGGAAGAATCGGGCATCCGCACCGGCCGCATCCGCTACCACGCCTCGCAGCCCTGGCCGATGCCGCATTCACTGATGATCGGCTGTTACGCCGAGGCGAAATCCACCGAAATCAGCCGCGACGAGACAGAGCTGGAGGATTGCCGCTGGTTCACCCGCGAGGAAACGATCGAGATGCTGGAACGCCCGAGCGCGACAGGCAGGGCCTCGCCACCGAAAGGGGCGATCGCCCACCGCCTGATGCGTGACTGGGTGGAGTGGAAGCGGTAG
- a CDS encoding HIT domain-containing protein has product MKGFALEPRLENDSVSIMVTGLCDLRLSKDARWPWLILVPRRADITEIFELTPLDQVLLAFETELVAKALKKITGATKINIGALGNIVRQLHVHVIARFEGDANWPGPVWGFGRAEPYEDGKREEFIAKLREALSS; this is encoded by the coding sequence TTGAAAGGTTTCGCGCTCGAGCCCCGGCTGGAAAACGACAGCGTCAGCATCATGGTCACCGGCCTCTGCGATCTGAGATTGTCGAAGGACGCCCGCTGGCCCTGGCTCATTCTCGTGCCGCGCCGGGCTGATATCACCGAAATCTTCGAGCTGACACCGCTCGACCAGGTGCTGCTTGCCTTCGAGACGGAACTGGTCGCCAAGGCGCTGAAGAAGATCACCGGCGCGACAAAAATCAATATCGGGGCTCTTGGCAACATCGTCCGCCAGCTTCATGTTCATGTCATCGCCCGCTTCGAAGGCGATGCCAACTGGCCGGGTCCCGTCTGGGGCTTCGGGCGCGCGGAGCCCTACGAGGACGGAAAGAGAGAAGAATTTATAGCGAAGCTGCGGGAAGCCCTGTCATCATGA
- a CDS encoding VOC family protein → MTSPNLIILYVKDPGESASFYRNLLNREPAVEAPNFVAFPLEGGFTLGLWRRSKVEPQPSAIGNRGEVAFMVEGENAVARHYEDWRQRGLPIAQELTELDFGPTFVVLDPDGHRLRVCEPDK, encoded by the coding sequence ATGACCAGCCCCAACCTCATCATTCTTTACGTCAAGGACCCAGGTGAAAGCGCCAGCTTCTACCGGAATCTGCTGAACCGCGAACCGGCCGTGGAAGCGCCGAATTTCGTCGCTTTTCCGCTTGAGGGCGGCTTCACGCTCGGCCTCTGGCGGCGCAGCAAGGTCGAGCCGCAGCCCTCCGCCATCGGCAACCGCGGCGAAGTGGCCTTCATGGTCGAAGGAGAAAATGCCGTCGCCAGGCATTATGAAGACTGGCGCCAGCGCGGCCTGCCGATCGCCCAGGAACTGACCGAACTGGATTTCGGCCCGACCTTCGTCGTGCTCGATCCGGACGGGCATCGGCTGCGTGTCTGTGAGCCGGATAAATAA
- a CDS encoding IS110 family transposase has protein sequence MDQYIGLDVSLKETAISIRQDGKRIWRGKCASDPKLVAEMIRKHAPHAKRVVFETGPLSTWFYHGLIKEGVPAICIEARHAQKILNETLNKTDSNDADGLAHLAEAGFYKAVRVKAFDSMLTRTLVAARNQLLNISTQLSNQIRGVMKTFGLIVPKGTGRVFDGNVRQLLDGNDGLAKIILPLLEAWHGIRMRAANLDRQLVAAARESQATKRLMTIPGIGAVTAISYVAAIEDPDNFKTSRSVGAWLGLTTRRYQSGEVDYDGHISRRGDPYLRALLYEAATVILTRTGARNESSLKSWGLKLRERLGFKRAAVAVARKLAVIMHSMLKTGDVFDRSAGAAA, from the coding sequence ATGGACCAATATATCGGGCTTGATGTTTCATTGAAAGAGACTGCGATCTCAATCCGACAGGACGGTAAGCGGATCTGGCGGGGGAAGTGCGCTTCGGACCCCAAACTTGTAGCCGAGATGATCCGCAAGCATGCCCCGCACGCCAAGCGCGTTGTTTTCGAGACGGGGCCGTTATCGACATGGTTCTATCATGGGCTGATCAAGGAAGGCGTGCCGGCGATCTGCATCGAAGCACGGCACGCACAAAAGATCTTAAACGAGACGCTCAACAAGACCGATAGCAATGATGCGGACGGCTTGGCTCACCTGGCCGAAGCCGGTTTTTATAAGGCCGTCCGGGTCAAGGCTTTCGACAGCATGCTGACACGCACGCTGGTGGCGGCCCGCAATCAGCTCCTGAATATCTCAACCCAGCTTAGCAACCAGATCCGCGGTGTGATGAAGACGTTCGGTCTTATCGTCCCCAAGGGAACAGGTCGGGTGTTTGATGGCAATGTGAGGCAACTCCTGGATGGGAATGACGGCCTTGCGAAGATCATATTGCCGCTGCTCGAGGCGTGGCACGGCATACGCATGCGCGCCGCCAATCTTGACCGCCAGCTGGTCGCAGCAGCACGGGAGAGCCAGGCGACGAAGCGGTTGATGACGATCCCGGGCATCGGCGCCGTCACGGCCATCTCCTATGTCGCTGCGATTGAAGATCCAGACAACTTCAAAACGTCGCGATCGGTGGGCGCCTGGCTCGGGCTGACAACGCGGCGCTACCAGTCAGGCGAGGTCGACTATGACGGCCATATCTCTCGAAGAGGCGACCCCTATCTGCGGGCGCTGCTTTATGAAGCGGCGACGGTGATCCTCACGAGAACCGGTGCCAGGAACGAGAGCAGTCTCAAAAGCTGGGGGCTTAAGCTGCGTGAGCGGCTGGGCTTCAAGCGCGCTGCAGTGGCGGTCGCCCGAAAGCTTGCGGTCATCATGCACAGCATGCTCAAGACAGGAGACGTCTTCGACAGATCGGCCGGTGCTGCTGCATAA
- a CDS encoding helix-turn-helix transcriptional regulator, with protein MPVARSERLLTLLQTLRRYRRPVTGTVLAQETGVSLRTLYRDIASLQAQGAMIEGEAGIGYVLKPGFMLPPMMFSEEELEALVLGSRWVARAAEPRLAGAGADALAKIAAVLPADMREMIDSAALFVGPKRRDEDKADVSAIRRAIRLERILELHYGDEQGRISRRRVWPFGLGYYEHVRVLMAWCELRQDFRHFRTDRIIDMALHEVRYPRRRTVLLKEWRETQDVPMEN; from the coding sequence ATGCCGGTCGCCCGCTCGGAACGGCTGCTGACGCTGCTCCAGACGCTCCGGCGTTACCGGCGGCCGGTGACCGGCACGGTGCTGGCACAAGAGACCGGGGTGAGCCTGCGCACGCTCTATCGCGATATTGCCAGCCTGCAGGCCCAGGGCGCGATGATCGAAGGCGAAGCCGGCATCGGTTATGTGCTGAAGCCCGGCTTCATGCTGCCCCCGATGATGTTTTCCGAAGAAGAGCTGGAGGCACTGGTGCTCGGTTCGCGCTGGGTGGCCCGCGCCGCCGAGCCGCGCCTTGCCGGTGCCGGTGCCGACGCCTTGGCCAAGATTGCCGCCGTGCTGCCGGCCGATATGCGCGAGATGATCGATTCGGCAGCACTTTTCGTCGGTCCCAAACGCAGGGACGAGGACAAGGCTGACGTTTCGGCCATCCGCAGGGCGATCCGCCTGGAGCGTATCCTCGAACTGCATTACGGCGACGAGCAGGGCCGTATTTCGCGCCGCCGCGTCTGGCCTTTCGGGCTCGGCTATTACGAGCACGTGCGCGTCCTCATGGCCTGGTGCGAACTGCGCCAGGATTTCCGCCATTTCCGCACCGATCGCATCATCGACATGGCCTTGCACGAGGTGCGTTATCCGCGCCGCCGCACGGTGCTCCTCAAGGAATGGCGCGAGACGCAAGACGTACCGATGGAGAACTGA
- a CDS encoding MOSC domain-containing protein → MKILALCTGNPERLPGKSYKTGIFKHAVNGAVMIDAEGPVGDAICNRKHHGGVDQAVYIEGSLTLDWWAQELGRPYEAGTFGENMVISDLDNRDVAVGDRFAAGDLILEVTACRMPCATFAVRMADPKFVKRYTAAARPGIYCRVIRGGVAEPGMPMEYTPFSGDKITMPELMETFGRRLQGADRARYLAAPIHYKLRAMLESQADEAH, encoded by the coding sequence ATGAAAATCCTGGCCTTATGCACCGGCAATCCGGAAAGACTGCCGGGCAAGAGCTACAAGACCGGCATCTTCAAACATGCCGTCAACGGCGCCGTGATGATTGACGCCGAAGGTCCTGTCGGCGATGCGATCTGCAACCGCAAACACCATGGCGGCGTCGACCAGGCTGTTTATATCGAGGGATCGCTGACGCTCGACTGGTGGGCGCAGGAGCTGGGCCGACCCTACGAGGCCGGTACTTTCGGCGAGAACATGGTGATATCGGATCTCGACAATCGCGACGTCGCCGTCGGCGACCGCTTCGCCGCTGGCGATCTCATCCTCGAAGTCACGGCATGCCGTATGCCCTGCGCCACCTTCGCCGTCAGAATGGCCGATCCGAAATTCGTCAAGCGTTACACCGCCGCCGCCCGTCCCGGCATCTATTGCCGCGTCATCCGGGGCGGCGTGGCCGAGCCCGGGATGCCGATGGAATACACGCCTTTTTCCGGAGATAAGATTACGATGCCCGAGCTAATGGAGACCTTCGGCCGAAGGCTTCAGGGCGCAGATCGGGCGCGATATCTCGCGGCCCCAATTCACTACAAGCTTCGGGCCATGTTGGAATCCCAAGCCGACGAAGCGCACTAA
- a CDS encoding DNA polymerase III subunit gamma/tau — MSDTERQSKDAGSTGTGYRVLARKYRPKDFTDLMVGQEPMVRTLTNAFETGRIAQAYMLTGVRGVGKTTTARILARALNYKTSEIDKPTIDLRTPGEHCQAIMEGRHVDVIEMDAASHTGIDDIREIIEQVRYRPVSARYKVYIIDEVHMLSTQAFNGLLKTLEEPPEHVKFIFATTEIRKVPITVLSRCQRFDLRRISASDLVGLFTTIAAKEGIEAEADALAMIARAAEGSARDGLSLLDQAIAHGAGVVQAEAVRGMLGLADRARIVDLFQHIVKGDVALALGEFQNQYEAGANPVVVLTDLADFTHLVTRLKYVPDAANDPSLSEVERTKAAEFAKGVAVTTLSRIWQMLLKGIPETEGSSRTAGAAEMVLIRLAHAAHLPAPEDAARRLAEFSGDNAGTRPSSPPSGNGGGNGTRVSYQNSVVARAAETAPSPPQPSAPVAMLRAVPSSQPETMAVGRIQPKPAEALKPLVPVNSVNDIVNLATEKRDPKLKAMVRTFLRPVRIEAGRLDVSLAPGAPTTLLNELAVKLKEWTGIHWIVSLSRDEGQPTLVEAEARTREQHVIDARQDPDVAAILAHFPGAKIIDVRVRAPEPEEEGEATPPAAAESEEGDILPGDDIEF, encoded by the coding sequence ATGAGCGACACCGAGCGACAATCAAAAGATGCCGGCTCGACGGGCACCGGATACCGAGTGCTGGCTCGCAAATACCGCCCCAAGGATTTCACGGACCTGATGGTCGGCCAGGAGCCGATGGTCCGCACCCTCACCAACGCCTTCGAGACCGGTCGCATCGCCCAAGCCTACATGCTGACCGGCGTGCGCGGCGTCGGCAAGACGACGACGGCGCGCATCCTGGCGCGGGCGCTGAACTACAAGACATCGGAGATCGACAAGCCGACGATCGACCTTCGCACGCCGGGCGAGCACTGCCAGGCAATCATGGAAGGCCGGCATGTCGACGTGATCGAGATGGATGCCGCTTCCCATACCGGTATCGACGATATCCGCGAGATCATCGAGCAGGTGCGCTACCGGCCGGTTTCGGCGCGCTACAAGGTCTACATCATCGACGAAGTGCATATGCTGTCGACGCAGGCCTTCAACGGCCTGTTGAAGACGCTGGAAGAGCCGCCGGAGCATGTGAAGTTCATCTTCGCCACCACCGAGATCCGCAAGGTGCCGATCACCGTGCTGTCGCGCTGCCAGCGTTTCGACCTGCGCCGCATCAGCGCCTCCGATCTCGTCGGGCTGTTCACGACGATCGCGGCCAAGGAAGGCATCGAGGCGGAAGCCGACGCGCTGGCGATGATCGCGCGTGCTGCCGAAGGCTCGGCGCGCGACGGCCTGTCGCTGCTCGACCAGGCGATCGCTCATGGCGCAGGCGTCGTGCAGGCGGAAGCCGTGCGCGGCATGCTCGGCCTTGCCGATCGCGCCCGGATCGTCGATCTCTTCCAGCATATCGTCAAAGGCGATGTGGCCTTAGCCCTCGGCGAGTTCCAGAACCAATACGAAGCCGGCGCCAATCCGGTGGTGGTGCTGACCGACCTTGCCGATTTCACCCATCTGGTGACGCGGCTGAAATATGTACCGGATGCGGCAAACGATCCTTCGCTCAGCGAGGTCGAGCGCACCAAAGCGGCGGAATTTGCCAAGGGCGTTGCGGTGACGACGCTGTCGCGGATCTGGCAGATGCTGCTCAAGGGCATTCCGGAAACGGAAGGCTCGTCACGGACGGCAGGGGCCGCCGAGATGGTGCTGATCCGGCTTGCACATGCCGCGCATCTGCCGGCGCCCGAGGACGCGGCGCGGCGGCTTGCCGAATTTTCCGGCGACAATGCCGGGACACGGCCCTCCTCTCCGCCGTCCGGCAATGGCGGCGGCAACGGGACACGGGTTTCCTATCAGAACAGTGTCGTGGCGCGCGCCGCGGAAACCGCACCGAGCCCGCCACAGCCTTCCGCGCCGGTGGCGATGCTGCGAGCCGTGCCGAGCAGCCAGCCCGAGACCATGGCTGTCGGGCGGATCCAGCCGAAACCGGCGGAAGCATTAAAGCCGCTCGTCCCGGTCAATTCGGTCAACGATATCGTCAACCTAGCCACCGAGAAACGCGATCCGAAGCTGAAGGCGATGGTGCGCACCTTCCTGCGCCCGGTCCGGATTGAAGCCGGCCGGCTCGACGTCAGCCTGGCTCCCGGTGCGCCGACGACGCTGCTCAACGAGCTGGCCGTCAAGCTTAAGGAATGGACCGGCATCCACTGGATCGTCAGCCTCAGCCGCGACGAGGGTCAGCCGACGCTTGTCGAAGCGGAGGCCAGGACGCGGGAACAGCATGTGATCGACGCGCGTCAGGACCCTGACGTGGCGGCAATCCTTGCGCATTTTCCCGGTGCCAAAATCATCGACGTGCGCGTGCGGGCGCCCGAACCGGAGGAGGAAGGCGAGGCGACGCCGCCGGCCGCCGCCGAATCCGAGGAAGGTGACATCCTGCCGGGCGACGACATAGAATTCTGA
- a CDS encoding GNAT family N-acetyltransferase, with amino-acid sequence MYKFRLARQSDLAAIVRLLADDDLGGRREIVSDPVDARYLSVFAAIEADANQLLAVANDATDRVVGCLQLSFVPGLSRTGMWRGQIESVRVVSDLRGSGLGAQFIEWAIAQCAERGCGLVQLTSDKTRGDAIRFYERLGFVASHEGLKRNL; translated from the coding sequence ATGTATAAATTCAGGCTCGCCCGCCAATCCGACTTGGCTGCCATCGTCCGGCTTCTGGCCGATGACGATCTTGGCGGCAGAAGGGAGATCGTTTCGGATCCTGTCGACGCGCGTTATCTCTCGGTCTTTGCCGCGATCGAGGCGGACGCCAATCAGCTTCTGGCCGTCGCCAATGACGCGACCGATCGGGTCGTCGGCTGCCTGCAGCTGAGTTTTGTTCCCGGTCTTTCGAGGACGGGCATGTGGCGCGGCCAGATCGAAAGCGTGCGTGTCGTAAGCGATCTTCGCGGTTCTGGCCTCGGCGCACAATTCATCGAATGGGCGATCGCCCAATGCGCCGAGCGCGGCTGCGGCCTGGTGCAGCTGACATCGGACAAAACGCGGGGGGATGCGATCCGCTTCTACGAGAGGCTCGGTTTCGTCGCCAGCCATGAGGGTTTGAAACGCAATCTCTGA
- a CDS encoding lytic murein transglycosylase: MPGRAEGGGPWEVISFVLILATALMPLPALAASKADVEAQFEKWVQSDLWPEAKANGISEKVFHAAFSGITLNWNLPDLAPPGFPPPKEQKQTQAEFSSPAPYFNEDQLKKLAATGRGFAAQYGSTLKRIEKTYGVPGSIVLAIWGRETGFGAAKIPNSAIEVLATKAFMSTRKEMFRTELVAALHILDGGDVTPANFKGSWAGALGQPQFMPTSYLKYAVDFDGDGHRNIWTSVPDTLASIANYLVKKGWQRGRDWGFEVSIPETVSCAQEGPDLAKPLSHWASLGIDRISGKGFLSGEMKAEGMMLVPAGRDGPEFIVTPNFYVIKEYNNSDLYALYIGNLADRIAYNGGAFQGGWGDVGKMLRSDVAAMQKALERQGYDVGGSDGLPGYKTRRSIGQWQAKNGMKPTCFPEATMKGKLK, encoded by the coding sequence ATGCCCGGCAGGGCAGAGGGGGGTGGGCCGTGGGAGGTCATATCGTTTGTCCTTATACTCGCAACCGCTCTAATGCCTCTGCCTGCCCTCGCCGCCTCCAAGGCCGATGTCGAGGCGCAGTTCGAGAAATGGGTGCAGAGCGACCTCTGGCCGGAGGCGAAGGCGAACGGCATTTCGGAGAAGGTCTTTCATGCCGCTTTCTCCGGCATCACGCTGAACTGGAACCTGCCCGATCTCGCCCCGCCCGGTTTCCCGCCGCCGAAGGAGCAGAAGCAGACGCAGGCCGAATTTTCCTCGCCCGCTCCCTATTTCAACGAAGACCAGCTGAAGAAGCTTGCCGCAACGGGACGCGGCTTTGCCGCCCAATACGGCTCGACGCTGAAGCGGATCGAAAAGACCTATGGCGTGCCGGGCTCGATCGTGCTGGCCATCTGGGGCCGTGAGACCGGCTTCGGTGCGGCGAAGATCCCGAATTCGGCGATCGAGGTGCTGGCGACCAAGGCCTTCATGTCGACGCGCAAGGAGATGTTCCGCACCGAGCTGGTGGCCGCACTCCATATTCTCGATGGCGGCGACGTCACACCTGCGAATTTCAAGGGTTCGTGGGCGGGCGCACTCGGCCAGCCGCAATTCATGCCGACCAGCTATCTGAAATATGCCGTGGATTTCGATGGCGACGGTCACCGCAATATCTGGACCTCGGTGCCCGATACGCTCGCTTCGATCGCCAATTACCTGGTCAAGAAAGGCTGGCAGCGCGGCCGCGACTGGGGCTTTGAGGTGTCGATACCCGAGACGGTCTCCTGCGCGCAGGAAGGACCCGATCTGGCAAAGCCGCTGTCGCACTGGGCCTCGCTCGGCATCGACCGCATCTCCGGCAAGGGCTTTCTCTCCGGCGAGATGAAGGCTGAGGGCATGATGCTGGTTCCGGCCGGCCGCGACGGACCGGAATTCATCGTCACGCCGAATTTCTACGTCATCAAGGAATATAATAATTCCGATCTCTACGCGCTCTATATCGGCAACCTCGCCGACCGGATCGCCTATAATGGCGGCGCCTTCCAGGGCGGATGGGGCGATGTCGGCAAGATGCTGCGCTCGGATGTCGCCGCCATGCAGAAGGCGCTGGAACGGCAGGGCTATGATGTCGGCGGCTCCGACGGCCTGCCGGGCTACAAGACCCGGCGTTCGATCGGCCAGTGGCAGGCAAAGAACGGCATGAAGCCGACATGTTTTCCCGAGGCCACGATGAAGGGAAAGCTGAAGTAA
- a CDS encoding YbaB/EbfC family nucleoid-associated protein, which produces MRDIMGMMGKVKEMQAKMEQMQAEIAELTAEGKAGGGLVAVVITGKGELKSLKIDPSLFKEDDVEILEDLIVAAHKDAKDKAEALAAEKTKALTAGLPIPPGFKLPF; this is translated from the coding sequence ATGCGCGACATCATGGGCATGATGGGCAAAGTCAAGGAAATGCAGGCCAAGATGGAGCAGATGCAGGCGGAGATCGCCGAGCTCACGGCCGAAGGCAAAGCGGGCGGCGGTCTCGTCGCCGTGGTCATCACGGGCAAGGGCGAGCTGAAGAGCCTGAAGATCGACCCGTCGCTGTTCAAGGAAGACGATGTCGAGATCCTCGAAGACCTGATCGTCGCCGCCCACAAGGACGCCAAGGACAAGGCCGAGGCACTCGCCGCCGAAAAGACCAAAGCGCTGACGGCCGGCCTGCCGATCCCACCGGGCTTCAAGCTTCCATTCTGA